TACTCCTTTTACCAATCATTTTTCTGCTTCTCAGCATTCAATATTTTAACATAATTTAGGAATCATTATATTATTTGTGAGAAAAGATTGTGTGATTTTTTTAAAATATTAATATAAACAAAACAGCTGATTTTTATTAAAATCTGATTAAGTATTTTGGCAAAAAATGGTATAATTATTTTAATATATAAAAATAACACTGAGGAGAGCTAAATGAGACAATCCTTAGCTGATAGAAGTATGAAGTATCTATTTCTACTTGCATTACTTATAATAACTTGTACAATAATTGTTTTTCTAGTTTCCAAATTGTCTAACTATGAAAAACAAATCATTTTTTTTGAAAAATACTTAAAAAGCAACTATACTTTGGACGATACAACAATAAAAGAATTCGTTAAAGTTTTTGAAATATTATATAAAGAATTTCCCTATGTAACTGAATATGTTTACCCTATCGAATTACTTGCTATAGGAATAGTAGAAACAAATTTTAAAAACATAAAAGGGGACAATGGAGATAGCTTAGGATATTTTCAAATTCAAGCCCCTACTTATTGGTATTTAAAACATTATTATCCTGAATTTTACCAGAGAGTCAATTTCTTCGAGCCCTGGTATTGGGATATGGTAAAAGAAAGGCCGGACGTACAATTAATGACTTCTATCTTATACTTATACGATATCAAATTACGTTATGGTGAAGAAGATGCATACAGTATTTACAACGGCGGTTCAGAAGCATATAAAGACAAAATATTATTACGACTGAGCATATTAGAAACTGAATTCAAAGAATTTAACAGGAGGTAAGCATGCAGATATTAGAACCCCTTATTTCAAAACCAGTTTTTAGTGAAAAAATTTGGGGAAGTAGTGAATTAAACAAAATTTTCAAATACCAAAAACCCCAGCCGATAGGAGAAGTCTGGCTATATTCACCTTTAGATGGGTGTGAAACCGTCCTATATGGGAAAAATAGCCAAGGAGAGTATGGAAAAGCAAGTGAACTTTTCCCAAAGTTTCCTTTACTCTTAAAACTAATAGCAACCTCATCCTGGCTTTCCATACAATTGCACCCGGATGATACAATGGCTAAACAATTAGAAAACAAGCCATGGGGAAAATCGGAAGCTTGGTACTTTCTGAAAGATAACGGTCAAATTAAAGTATCAAATAATAACGAATATATTTTGCAAGCTTTTGAGAACAATCGATGGGATGAGGTATTAGAAAATTATGAAATGAACAAATTCGATTCTATATTCATACCCGCAGGAACCGTTCATACCTTAGGACCTAATAGCTTTTTACTTGAAATACAACAAAGTTCAGATTTAACTTATAGATTATACGACTGGGGAAGACCTCGAGAAATACATGTTGATAAATCTAAAAAAGTTCTCAACAATATTCACACGAGTTACTCTATTTCTAGAAAAGTTGAAGGATTGTGTACAAAATACTTTAGCTTTTCAAGATTTTCCAACGAAAATAAAAAAGGTTTTGGGGTATTCGTTAACTTAAAGAATTATGAAACAATAGTACTTCCAGAAGAAGTAAATTACGATTTTCGAGGTGAATTTGTAGAATTTAAATTAAACAAAAATGGCTGGAAATTCCTTTTATAATTTCATAATCAAAAATTATAAAAATATTTAAAATTTTTACATTGCATTTCATTTTCGACTTATTTTGTCTGATATAATTGAACAAGTAGAAAACAAAATTTGAGGAGGAATCCTAATGAATAAAACTATTAAAGAAGATGTATCAATCGTCTTATCTGGTGAAGCAGGCCAAGGGATTCAAACGATAGAAAGACTGCTAACTTTTATTCTTAAAAGGGAAGGTTATTACGTATTTGCCACAAAAGAGTACATGTCGAGGGTTAGAGGTGGAAGCAATTCAACTGAAATAAGGGTAAGTTCCAAACCTGTAAAAAGTTACGTTGACAAAATTGATATACTCATACCTCTTACAAAAAGTTCAGTTGAACATCTAGGAGACAGAGTGAATGAAGATACCCTAATCATAGCAGACAACGATTCTTTGAAATTAGAAAACAAAAATCTTTTCAACGTCCCCATCCTCTCCATTGCAAAAGAAATAGGCAATGAAATATATGCAAATATAGTTGCTGTTGGTGTAATTTTGGGTCTTTTCAAAATAAACATAAAAACGATAGAAGAGTATCTAAGAGAAAGATTTGGAGATAAAGGAGAAAAAATTGTTTCAGATAACATAAAAGCTGCTTCAGAAGGTTACAAATTGGGTAAAGACTTTTCTGAAAACGGAGAGATAAAAATAGAGATCTCTGCAAATGAAACTTTAAAAGACGATCTATTAATTAGTGGAACTGATGCGGTATCTCTAGGTGCGTTGGCCGGAAATTGTGATTCGATTTTTGCATACCCCATGACACCTGGATCGGGAGTTCTTGTTGATTTAGCTGACTTCTCAAAAAATTTCGATATTTTAGTCGAACAAGCCGAAGATGAAATAGCCGCGATCAACATGGCGATAGGTGGATGGTACGCTGGTGCAAGATCAATGGTAACTACTTCCGATGGTGGTTTTGCCTTAATGGAAGAAGGACTTTCTCTAGCTGGTATGATCGAATCACCATTAGTAATTCACCTAGCTCAAAGACCTGGACCTGCAACAGGTTTACCAACAAGAACCGCTCAAGAAGGGTTAAATCTTGCTATACACGCTGGCCATGGTGAATTTCCAAGGCTGGTTTTTGCTCCTGGTAATCTTGAACAAGCTTTCTATTTAACTCAAAAGGCGTTTAATATCGCCGATAAATATCAGATCCCAGTATTTATTTTGACAGATCAATTTTTTGTTGATTCGTATTATAACGTTAAAAAGTTGGACCTTTCCAAAATTGAAAATAAAAAATATTTCGTCGAAACTGCTGAAGATTATAAAAGATATGATTTATCAAAAGCAGAAAACGGCGTTTCACCAAGAGGCATACCCAACTTCGGTAAAGGATTAGTTATCGTGGATAGTGATGAACATGACGAGGAAGGTCATTTAACTGAAGATTTGGATATTCGAATTAAAATGGTGGAAAAAAGGCTCCAAAAATATGACGCTTTAAAAGATGATTTTGTTTCTCCAGAATTCTTTGGAAATGAAAACTACAAATATCTCGTAGTATGTTGGGGTTCAAACTATAATGTTGTAAAAGAGGCAATAGAAAATATAGATAATAAAGATCTTGCTATGCTTCACTTTAGTCAAGTTTTTCCCTTCCCAGAAAATGCCGTTGAATTTTTAGTGAAAGCAGAAAAAATAATTGATGTTGAAAACAATGCCACAGGCCAATTTGCCAAGTTAATAAGAGCAGAAACTGGCATAAAAATAGATAGTAAGATACTAAAATTCAATGGAATGCCGTTTTCCGTTGAAGAGTTAACCGCTAAAATAAGGGAGGAATTACAATGAGTGAAAGAAAAAATATTTTTAGCCTAGAAAATGAAAAAGAATTAGACATTGCTTGGTGCCCTGGTTGTGGTAATTTTGGAATACTGAATATATTGAAAAAAGCCTTGGAAGAAATGGAAGAAATAACTCCCAACAATTTCGTGCTCGTTTCAGGAATAGGACAGGCAGCAAAAATCCCTCATTATTTCAAAAACAATGCTTTTAATGGCCTTCATGGTAGAGCTTTACCTGTTGCTTTTGCCATAAAAGCGACTAATCCAGATTTATACGTAGTAGCTGAAAGTGGCGATGGAGACATGTATGGTGAAGGGGGAAACCATTTTATCCACAATATGAGAAGAAACGTGGACATAACAAACATAGTCCATGATAACCGGGTTTATGGATTAACAAAAGGACAGGCTTCTCCTACTTCACCACAAGGAATGGTCACCCCGGTTCAAGTAAACGGAGTAATACTAAACCCCTTCAACCCTATTGCTGTGGCTATAGCTAACGGAGCTACTTTTGTTGCACGAGCTTTTGTGGGAGATATGCAAAACACGAAAGAAATCATTAAAAAAGCTATCAGACATAAGGGATACTCGCTAATTGATTTGTTCCAACCATGTGTGACGTTTAACAAAATAAATACTTACGCCTGGTTTAATGAACACACTTATAAATTAGGAGAAGATTACGATCCCTCTGATAAAATGCAAGCTTTACAAACGGCTTTCCAAGAAGACAAAATCCCCTTGGGTATAATATATGAAGAAAAAGGAAAACCAACTTTTGAAGAACAATTAACTATTTATAAGCAAAACAAAGATCCTCTTTTTAAAAGAAGCATAGATGTAAACAAATTAGAAGGTTTTATAAACTCAATGAGATGAGAGGTGATACTATGGCATTGAATGTTGGAGATTTGGCTCCCGATTTTAAAGTGAAAGATCAAAATGGTAATGAAATTTCTTTATCTGATTTTAAAGGGAAAAAGGTTTTACTTTCCTTTCATCCTCTAGCCTGGACAGGGGTTTGCGAAACTCAGATGAAAAATTTGGATGTAAAATATGACGAATTAGAAAAACTCAATGTAATACCTTTGGGAATAAGTGTTGATGCGTCTCCATCAAAAAAAGCATGGGCTGAAAAAATGAGAATCAACAAGCTTAAACTTTTGTCAGATTTTTGGCCTCACGGAGAAGTTGCTACAAAATACGGTATATTTGATAAAGAAAACGGTTTTTCCAAAAGAGCCAATTTTTTAATTGATGAAGAAGGAAAAATTGAATTTTTAAAAGTTTACGAATTAAGGGATCAACCAGATTTAAACGAAATTATAAATCACATTAAAAGATAAAAGAAATTTAAATAGGCTTCGACAAAAGTTCGAAGCCTAATTTATCATTATGGAGCAAAAAATTATGAAAAAACTGGCTTTTATTCTTTTAATTTCGATGATTCTTTCAACCAATTTATTGAGTCAAACAATAAATATACCGCAATTTCCGAAAGGAACTCTAACTATTTCACAAGAAGGAAGAGTTGTGACAATTCCTATTGAAATTGCTAATACGAACGAATTAAGAGAATTCGGTTTAATGTACAGAGAAGATATCCCAGAAGAATATGGAATGCTTTTTGTATTTCCAAATCCTGGAATAAGGGGCTTTTGGATGAAAAACACTTTTGTTGAACTTGATATCGCTTTTATAGATAGCAATGGAACAATATTAGATATACAAAATATGAAACCTTGTGAAGAATCACCCTGCCCTATTTACATAATTTACAAACCTTTCAAATATGCTTTAGAGGTAAAGGCAGGTTTTTTTGAAAGGTACGGATTCAGTGAAGGAGCAAAAATTGACTGGTCAATCAAGAAATTTTAAAACCATTGACATTGTATTTAAATGAGGATATAATTATAAGGCTGAATTACTTGGTTGACTTTGAAGGTTTAGAACCAGAAATTGTTGCCAGAAAGTATCTCCAAGGTTTGGGCCTTATAAAATAAATAGTTACAATAACTTGTGGAGGCGTGCACCGAATTGGCTAAGGGGCCGGTCTCGAAAACCGGTGGGGTTTATCCCCTTGTGGGTTCGAGTCCCACCGCCTCCGCCAATTTTTATTGAGGAGGGAAGTAAAAGATGCCTATTCTATCTGAAATTAACAGATATTTAAAAAGTAAAATTTCACTTGGTAAAGACGATTACGCAATACCGAAAAGATGGATGCCACCTGATTATACCGGTAAGGTTAAACTATCTGGGAGAAAATTTTTTGTTAATCCATATGAGTTTATATCCAACATAATAGATAATCTATTAATAAATACCGTAGAAGAATTGGATTACAGCAAACCTCTTTCTTTCATTAGAAATGTTAAGAACCCTGATTGGATTAGAACAAGCATAGTTTATTCTGCTCATGTAAGAGCTACAGCTGCCTATGTTCATGATCAAACTACTTTATTCGTTCCGATAGATGAAAAAGGTTATACTGAATCAGGAACGTTCTTAAAAATGCTGATGTTAATACCTTATTTTTCTAGCTATAACGTTGATAGTATCTATTTACTTCCGATAACTCAATCAAGCAATAAATTTAAAAAAGGCGAAGTAGGCTCACCTTATGCAGTCAAAAACTTTTTCTCTGTAGAAAAAGATTATCATGACACACTTTTGGAAAGTGAATTCACACCTGATCAAGAATTTGCAGCCTTCGTCGAAGCTGCTCATATTGCTGGAATAAGAGTCTTGTTGGATTTTGTACCAAGAACTGGATCAAGGGACAACGACCTTATTTTAGAACATCCCGATTGGTTCTATTGGATAGATATAGATGAAATGAACGATTTTGCCCCACCTAAAGTTGAAGGTTTAGGATTTGTTCAACCAAGCAAAGAAAATTTAAAAATTGTATACAATGACGAGCAAGTCAATAATCATCTTAAAAAATTTAGATGGGATCCAAAAACTCAGAATCCACAAAAATGGGAGAACTTTATAAATAAAAATAAAAATAATCCAGATTTTTTAGATGAAATAGCTAAAGAGTTTAAAGTAATAACCGTTCCAGGATTTTCAGATTGGATAAATGATCCCCAGCCGGCATGGGAGGATGTCACTTTCTTAAGACTCTATCTTTCTCATCCAGAAGAAGCTCTAAAATATATAGATGGCGCAAATCAACCTCCTTATGTGCTCTTTGATGTTGTTAAATCGAGTTTGTTCCCAGGAAAAGAAAAAAATACTGAACTTTGGAACTTAATAGCAAACATTATCCCATTCTATCAGAAAAATTTCGGGATAGATGGTGCAAGGTTAGATATGGGCCACGCTCTACCTGATGAACTTGAACATGAAATTATAAAAAGGGCAAAAGACTACGACCCTGCCTTTGTAATAATAGCAGAAGAATTGAACATGGACAACCATATAAAAGCAAAAAAAAGTGGTTATGATGGAATCTTGGGAAATTCATGGTGGGCTGAGCCGAGAATAAAAGAAGGCAAATTCAAAAAATTTATCTCAGAAATAGCACCGAAACTATCTTTACCTACATTTGCAACGGCAGAGACACCAGATACCCCAAGAGCGGTTACTAGGGAAGGTAAAGAAACTTTTTCAAAGTTAACGGCGGTGGTAAATACTTTCATGCCTAACGGAATAACTTTTATAAACTCTGGATATGAGCTTTTTGAACCTCAGCCTATGAACACAGGCTTAGATGTAGATGATCCGGTGGAGGAAAGATTTAAAAATTTAGCTTCAACAGATCAATTTTATGGCAAACTTGCATTCTTCGATTGGTATGTATTGCATTGGGATACAGACCATCATATGGTGAAATTACTCACCTTATTGGGCAAACTAAAAGAAGAAGTCAAAGATCTTTTGAAAAACCCTGATAATTATCATTTTATTGATTTTTCTGAAGATGCAAGTGCAATGTTTTGGTGGAACGGAGAAAAAGGAGTTGTCATACCCATCAATACCAACTTTCAAAATCCGTACTTCTTCGATATAGACCTCGGATATTATACCTGGAAAAGTGATCATAATATACAAACAAAATTGGAAAATTACAGAAGAGGAGAAAGCTCTTGGAATGTTCAGGATACACATTTAAGAGTAACAATCAATCCGGGTGAAGCCAGAGTGTTTTTCATATATTAAAAAGGGCTTTTAGCCCTTTTTTATTTTAATTTTGGAAAGTTAAACTTGTCTACTTCTTGTTTTTTTATAAACTTTCTAAACTTTTTCCTGAGTTTGACAGTTGAGAGATGAATTTTCAGTAAACCGAACGGAAGAAAGCGGGTTTGAGGGGATAAAACACCTATTTTTTTGAAAAAAATTTTTTGATGTAGTGACACTTTTTTCTCTTTTAATTATATTATTTTCTTGACTTCATAATAGTTATGTGGTATAATATTAAAGACATTATGAGGTTGGGAGATGATTTGGATGTATGTTAGAACCGTAAAAAACAATCAAGGGAAAGAATACTTAAGAATA
This sequence is a window from Petrotoga olearia DSM 13574. Protein-coding genes within it:
- a CDS encoding maltodextrin glycosyltransferase produces the protein MPILSEINRYLKSKISLGKDDYAIPKRWMPPDYTGKVKLSGRKFFVNPYEFISNIIDNLLINTVEELDYSKPLSFIRNVKNPDWIRTSIVYSAHVRATAAYVHDQTTLFVPIDEKGYTESGTFLKMLMLIPYFSSYNVDSIYLLPITQSSNKFKKGEVGSPYAVKNFFSVEKDYHDTLLESEFTPDQEFAAFVEAAHIAGIRVLLDFVPRTGSRDNDLILEHPDWFYWIDIDEMNDFAPPKVEGLGFVQPSKENLKIVYNDEQVNNHLKKFRWDPKTQNPQKWENFINKNKNNPDFLDEIAKEFKVITVPGFSDWINDPQPAWEDVTFLRLYLSHPEEALKYIDGANQPPYVLFDVVKSSLFPGKEKNTELWNLIANIIPFYQKNFGIDGARLDMGHALPDELEHEIIKRAKDYDPAFVIIAEELNMDNHIKAKKSGYDGILGNSWWAEPRIKEGKFKKFISEIAPKLSLPTFATAETPDTPRAVTREGKETFSKLTAVVNTFMPNGITFINSGYELFEPQPMNTGLDVDDPVEERFKNLASTDQFYGKLAFFDWYVLHWDTDHHMVKLLTLLGKLKEEVKDLLKNPDNYHFIDFSEDASAMFWWNGEKGVVIPINTNFQNPYFFDIDLGYYTWKSDHNIQTKLENYRRGESSWNVQDTHLRVTINPGEARVFFIY
- a CDS encoding type I phosphomannose isomerase catalytic subunit; the encoded protein is MQILEPLISKPVFSEKIWGSSELNKIFKYQKPQPIGEVWLYSPLDGCETVLYGKNSQGEYGKASELFPKFPLLLKLIATSSWLSIQLHPDDTMAKQLENKPWGKSEAWYFLKDNGQIKVSNNNEYILQAFENNRWDEVLENYEMNKFDSIFIPAGTVHTLGPNSFLLEIQQSSDLTYRLYDWGRPREIHVDKSKKVLNNIHTSYSISRKVEGLCTKYFSFSRFSNENKKGFGVFVNLKNYETIVLPEEVNYDFRGEFVEFKLNKNGWKFLL
- a CDS encoding DUF192 domain-containing protein, encoding MKKLAFILLISMILSTNLLSQTINIPQFPKGTLTISQEGRVVTIPIEIANTNELREFGLMYREDIPEEYGMLFVFPNPGIRGFWMKNTFVELDIAFIDSNGTILDIQNMKPCEESPCPIYIIYKPFKYALEVKAGFFERYGFSEGAKIDWSIKKF
- a CDS encoding peroxiredoxin codes for the protein MALNVGDLAPDFKVKDQNGNEISLSDFKGKKVLLSFHPLAWTGVCETQMKNLDVKYDELEKLNVIPLGISVDASPSKKAWAEKMRINKLKLLSDFWPHGEVATKYGIFDKENGFSKRANFLIDEEGKIEFLKVYELRDQPDLNEIINHIKR
- a CDS encoding 2-oxoacid:acceptor oxidoreductase subunit alpha, whose product is MNKTIKEDVSIVLSGEAGQGIQTIERLLTFILKREGYYVFATKEYMSRVRGGSNSTEIRVSSKPVKSYVDKIDILIPLTKSSVEHLGDRVNEDTLIIADNDSLKLENKNLFNVPILSIAKEIGNEIYANIVAVGVILGLFKINIKTIEEYLRERFGDKGEKIVSDNIKAASEGYKLGKDFSENGEIKIEISANETLKDDLLISGTDAVSLGALAGNCDSIFAYPMTPGSGVLVDLADFSKNFDILVEQAEDEIAAINMAIGGWYAGARSMVTTSDGGFALMEEGLSLAGMIESPLVIHLAQRPGPATGLPTRTAQEGLNLAIHAGHGEFPRLVFAPGNLEQAFYLTQKAFNIADKYQIPVFILTDQFFVDSYYNVKKLDLSKIENKKYFVETAEDYKRYDLSKAENGVSPRGIPNFGKGLVIVDSDEHDEEGHLTEDLDIRIKMVEKRLQKYDALKDDFVSPEFFGNENYKYLVVCWGSNYNVVKEAIENIDNKDLAMLHFSQVFPFPENAVEFLVKAEKIIDVENNATGQFAKLIRAETGIKIDSKILKFNGMPFSVEELTAKIREELQ
- a CDS encoding thiamine pyrophosphate-dependent enzyme is translated as MSERKNIFSLENEKELDIAWCPGCGNFGILNILKKALEEMEEITPNNFVLVSGIGQAAKIPHYFKNNAFNGLHGRALPVAFAIKATNPDLYVVAESGDGDMYGEGGNHFIHNMRRNVDITNIVHDNRVYGLTKGQASPTSPQGMVTPVQVNGVILNPFNPIAVAIANGATFVARAFVGDMQNTKEIIKKAIRHKGYSLIDLFQPCVTFNKINTYAWFNEHTYKLGEDYDPSDKMQALQTAFQEDKIPLGIIYEEKGKPTFEEQLTIYKQNKDPLFKRSIDVNKLEGFINSMR